A window of the Brevinematia bacterium genome harbors these coding sequences:
- the bfr gene encoding bacterioferritin yields MKGNPKIIESLNSLLADELTAINQYVVHAEMCANWGYEKLHESFEKRAIDEMKHAEMLIRRILFLEGKPIVSNLREIKIGSEVPKQIENDREAEEYAIKAYNEAIKVAIEVGDFATKTMLEEILRDEDRHIDELEELLDQIHHMGLPVFLSAMIKDEK; encoded by the coding sequence ATGAAAGGAAATCCGAAGATAATAGAATCTCTAAATTCTCTTCTTGCGGATGAATTGACTGCTATCAACCAGTATGTGGTTCATGCTGAGATGTGTGCTAACTGGGGTTACGAAAAACTTCATGAGTCTTTTGAAAAAAGAGCAATTGACGAAATGAAACATGCAGAGATGCTTATAAGAAGAATTCTGTTTTTGGAAGGGAAACCGATAGTTTCCAATCTTAGAGAGATAAAAATAGGGTCTGAAGTTCCGAAGCAGATAGAGAACGACAGAGAAGCTGAGGAGTATGCAATCAAAGCTTATAACGAGGCTATAAAGGTTGCAATAGAAGTTGGAGATTTTGCTACCAAAACCATGCTTGAGGAGATACTAAGAGATGAAGACAGACATATAGATGAATTAGAAGAACTTTTGGATCAAATACACCATATGGGCTTACCTGTTTTTTTGAGTGCTATGATCAAGGATGAGAAATAA